Proteins from a single region of Trichoderma asperellum chromosome 3, complete sequence:
- a CDS encoding uncharacterized protein (SECRETED:SignalP(1-16)) produces the protein MPCGILLAVLFRYCYCSVHIIGSSRSVCAGPGNLYKHVLSEQLCHSSISRPTRRCDNQNQQQGHEASRGGFDRPKAQSTPFAPQAAAAVARLRSRPVLNDREM, from the coding sequence ATGCCATGCGGAATCCTGCTGGCAGTCTTATTCCGATACTGTTACTGCTCTGTACATATCATAGGTAGCAGCAGGTCCGTCTGCGCTGGCCCTGGCAACTTGTACAAACATGTGCTAAGCGAGCAGCTCTGCCATTCCTCTATTAGCCGGCCAACACGGAGATGCGATAACCAGAATCAGCAACAAGGCCATGAGGCTTCAAGAGGCGGATTCGACAGACCAAAGGCGCAATCGACGCCATTTGCGCCCCAGGCGGCAGCCGCCGTTGCCCGATTGCGATCAAGGCCGGTTCTGAACGATAGAGAGATGTAG
- a CDS encoding uncharacterized protein (BUSCO:EOG092D1ZWB), translated as MAAAMLRPTEDTFDIHEDARTEDTEVMVDEDDVDGQDATTIGEPEEEEVVEEEEEEEEEEDESSEDEHVESSVQADMDRLQQDFPGFRDRYKLIKRIGEGTFSTVFKAEDIHYDRYDNSWDYEDDLSKWTPPPLKGRSNGSRSPRKRTRYVAIKKIYVTSSPARILNELELLHDLRQCASVCPLITAFRHTDQVVAILPYFRHGDFRAYFREMTVPDIAIYLRSLFTALKSVHEHKILHRDIKPTNFLYDPTTQHGVLVDFGLAEREGTDNKPCLCHEARETRKHRQASSAWAQTSMTTQPGYPKSDTRPSRRANRAGTRGFRAPEVLFKCTEQTPAIDIWSAGVILLTILSKRFPFFNSADDVEAMIEIATIFGSRRMKAAGLLHGCVFETTIPTIGQQGFTMEKIILWSTCRAEDKPLTTDEKLAIRFLERCMELDPSRRITAQEALDHEFLNIGLASHETTDEDEVDMLPA; from the exons ATGGCGGCTGCAATGCTCCGGCCAACGGAGGATACTTTTGACATCCACGAGGATGCCAGAACAGAAGACACAGAGGTCATggtggatgaggatgatgtaGACGGCCAGGATGCCACGACAATTGGCGagccagaggaagaagaggtggtagaagaggaagaggaagaggaagaggaagaggacgagagCTCTGAAGATGAGCATGTCGAATCCAGTGTCCAGGCCGATATGGACCGGCTACAGCAAGACTTCCCCGGATTTCGAGATCGGTATAAGCTGATCAAGCGCATTGGAGAAG GCACCTTCTCTACCGTCTTCAAGGCCGAAGACATCCACTATGATCGATACGACAACAGCTGGGACTATGAAGACGATTTGTCCAAATGgacccctcctcctctcaaaGGACGCTCGAATGGGTCTCGCTCCCCGCGGAAACGAACGCGTTATGTAGCCATCAAGAAGATTTACGTCACATCCAGTCCTGCGCGAATCCTCAACGAGCTCGAGCTATTACATGATTTACGACAATGCGCATCCGTCTGTCCTCTCATTACTGCCTTTCGCCATACCGACCAGGTCGTTGCCATTCTTCCATATTTCCGTCATGGCGACTTTCGAGCGTATTTCAGGGAGATGACAGTTCCTGATATTGCTATATATCTTCGCTCCTTATTCACTGCTCTCAAGAGCGTGCACGAGCATAAAATTCTACACCGGGACATTAAGCCTACGAATTTCCTCTACGACCCAACAACCCAGCATGGCGTCCTCGTGGATTTTGGATTGGCTGAACGGGAGGGCACAGATAACAAACCATGCCTCTGCCACGAGGCGAGAGAAACGCGGAAGCATCGCCAGGCAAGCTCTGCCTGGGCACAAACATCGATGACTACACAGCCGGGCTACCCTAAATCAGACACTCGTCCCTCCCGGCGGGCCAATCGTGCAGGTACTCGAGGGTTCCGCGCCCCGGAAGTGCTATTCAAGTGTACGGAACAAACCCCGGCAATCGACATATGGTCGGCTGGCGTCATACTTCTCACGATCTTGTCGAAGCGATTCCCCTTCTTTAATTCCGCTGATGATGTCGAGGCAATGATTGAGATTGCAACAATATTCGGGTCTAGGCGAATGAAGGCAGCTGGGCTTTTGCACGGTTGCGTCTTCGAGACAACTATACCCACAATTGGCCAGCAGGGCTTCACTATGGAGAAGATTATCTTGTGGAGCACATGCAGGGCAGAGGATAAACCTCTAACTACTGACGAAAAGCTTGCGATCCGATTCCTTGAACGATGCATGGAGTTGGACCCAAGCCGACGAATCACGGCACAAGAAGCTCTGGACCATGAGTTTCTAAACATAGGACTAGCGTCTCATGAAACCAcggatgaagacgaggtcGACATGCTCCCTGCATGA
- a CDS encoding uncharacterized protein (EggNog:ENOG41) encodes MSAPEGSVNLQSMTVTEPERAYDAQPKSHPAMDPQQPHPDTAEDVNMRGGDRGGCCPGRFCFIIPCPIPIDCCII; translated from the exons ATGTCTGCTCCAGAGGGATCCGTCAATCTCCAGTCCATGACGGTGACTGAGCCCGAACGCGCATATGATGCGCAGCCAAAGTCGCATCCTGCAATGG ATCCTCAACAGCCGCATCCCGACACCGCCGAAGACGTTAACATGCGTGGAGGCGATAGAGGTGGTTGCTGCCCCGGCCGGTTTTGCTTCATCATACCCTGCCCGATTCCTATTGACTGCTGCATCATCTAA
- a CDS encoding uncharacterized protein (EggNog:ENOG41) codes for MAEAQGLTQCWPQHVLIDDTLPPDHFFTTQDLHHQYHFDAGMHHVMPHHQQDKLNMAIPIFSADAANAAFFHVPTQSMAGLTGPGMTPPPAPHQYRQDSPSSTHSGGSVSKYRGAARSPDGDDFDAGSDEAQAAIRRHRNTMAARKYRQKRLDQIADLERALSDVTSERDDLKLKLARREAEVEALREILGGKKR; via the coding sequence atGGCTGAAGCCCAAGGTCTCACTCAATGCTGGCCGCAACATGTGCTAATCGATGATACGCTGCCACCAGACCACTTCTTCACAACGCAAGACCTCCATCACCAGTATCACTTTGACGCAGGCATGCATCATGTCATGCCACACCACCAGCAAGACAAGCTGAACATGGCAATTCCCATTTTCTCAGCCGACGCTGCCAACGCCGCCTTTTTCCACGTGCCAACACAGTCCATGGCCGGCTTAACAGGGCCAGGCATGACGCCGCCCCCAGCGCCGCATCAGTACCGCCAGGACTCACCCTCCAGCACGCACAGCGGGGGGTCTGTTTCAAAGTACCGCGGCGCTGCCCGATCGCCGGACGGCGATGATTTCGATGCCGGCAGTGACGAAGCGCAAGCAGCCATTAGACGACACCGCAACACAATGGCGGCGCGGAAATACCGGCAGAAACGCCTCGACCAGATCGCCGATCTGGAGCGGGCATTGAGTGACGTGACTAGCGAGCGTGATGACCTCAAGCTGAAGCTCGCAAGACGTGAAGCCGAAGTAGAGGCACTACGAGAGATACTCGgtggaaaaaagagatga
- a CDS encoding uncharacterized protein (BUSCO:EOG092D06DZ), producing MGTISFDINDALKRYMSDPATIPTPEADAALFDCENDPEALTNQVINPVLNPIIDAVADNPDAILRAVNMDSLQFLLKYTPYLPAHALSKVFDLVMSGLSAETDAVHNDIESPDEQESVPHHKQLLEIYGFLIQWTIAAVETKAAEKSSAAPVARGRGKPKKASQRDDAWDSAAQLQGALEVMCKTLKLKLSRIFLTTSERDTFIGLLTRPVYMILENEQRIKTTTIRMHCFKVLCIAVKHHGHGYAAQINIIQNLTYFEHLSEPMAEFLHILAETYDYPQLTDEVLREISNKEFNSNDTRGPKSVSAFITKLSELAPRLVIKQMTMLAKQLDSESYTLRCALIEVCGNMIAYLSRQDERSENHKSQLNAFFDVLEERFLDINPYSRCRTLQVYMKLCELEQKFPKRRQKAAELACRSLEDRSSNVRRNAIKLLATLIKTHPFTVMHGAQLSRKEWQARYDKVEEELNALKPPPGMPGLGDATVDNSLLDEATQLGSPEKPKEMTDQERFEAVQKAREEAATSEAIEKLTLTRRYYNEALKFIDVLHNATGLICQLLGARNKSEVIEAIDYFEVGDAYNIEQNKVGIRRMLRLIWTKGNSDEGKGVQTHLIECYRRLFFEAPDSFSPNDAANYIARNMISLTFGATPAELTSLEQLLATMMKSGAIPEIVVTKLWQVYGVQKREISKTQRRGAIIVLGMLATANPEIVVGEIETMLRTGLGSLGRNDLQLAKYTCIALRRINPTGRQAKESSAKFSRLPNDHAVCSRLAAITEVPSDSNEWYGVAEQAINAVYALSKHPDILCSAIIRRKAKHVFGRPGSRPTSRDENKMDEFADPGSPGAMQASPKKSSRRDNAMSLPQLLFIVGHVAIKQIVHLELCELDFKRRKQEKEKQTPAKTDKDKEDANELDLIGGTTEDDFTEAMAHIRERELLFGPTSLLAMFGPLVSEICANNTTYADKDLQAAATLCLAKLMCVSSEYCEANLPLLITIMERSPDPTVRSNAVIALGDMAVCFNHLIDENTDFLYRRLADTDVSVKRTCLMTLTFLILAGQVKVKGQLGEMAKCMEDEDRRIADLAKMFFTELSTKDNAVYNHFVDMFSLLSAGDMEEESFRRIIRFLLGFVEKDKHAKQLAEKLAARLNRCETERQWNDVAFALGLLQHKNEEITKLVSEGFKVVQAAA from the exons ATGGGGACGATCAGCTTCGATATCAACGATGCGCTGAAGCGTTACATGTCCGATCCTGCCACGATACCCACGCCCGAAGCAGATGCCGCCCTTTTCGACTGTGAGAATGACCCAGAGGCGCTCACCAACCAGGTGATCAACCCGGTGCTGAATCCTATCATCGACGCGGTTGCCGACAACCCTGATGCCATCTTGCGAGCTGTCAACATGGACTCATTGCAGTTCTTGCTCAA ATATACGCCCTATTTACCAGCTCATGCACTAAGCAAAGTGTTCGACTTAGTAATGAGCGGGCTGAGTGCCGAGACAGACGCAGTGCATAACGATATTGAGTCACCCGATGAGCAGGAATCAGTGCCACATCACAAGCAGCTATTAGAGATTTACGGATTTCTTATCCAGTGGACCATTGCAGCGGTCGAAACGAAGGCAGCGGAAAAGTCGTCCGCAGCGCCAGTCGCAAGGGGCCGAGGAAAGCCAAAGAAGGCTTCACAAAGGGACGATGCATGGGATTCAGCAGCACAACTTCAGGGTGCACTGGAAGTCATGTGCAAAACTCTAAAGCTGAAATTGTCCAGAATATTTCTAACGACCAGTGAGAGAGATACGTTTATCGGGCTTCTAACTAGGCCAGTCTACATGATCCTAGAAAACGAGCAACGCATCAAGACAACGACAATTCGGATGCACTGCTTCAAAGTACTGTGTATCGCAGTCAAGCATCATGGTCATGGCTACG CCGCTCAGATCAACATTATTCAGAATCTGACATACTTTGAGCATCTATCTGAACCAATGGCGGAATTTCTCCACATTCTGGCGGAGACCTACGACTATCCTCAACTTACCGACGAAGTTTTGCGTGAAATTAGTAATAAAGAGTTCAACTCCAACGATACCCGAGGACCAAAGTCGGTCTCTGCCTTCATCACCAAATTATCGGAACTTGCGCCAAGATTGGTAATTAAGCAGATGACAATGCTAGCTAAACAGCTAGATAGTGAG TCATACACTCTTCGGTGCGCTTTGATTGAAGTGTGCGGCAACATGATTGCCTATCTGAGCCGACAAGACGAACGAAGCGAGAACCACAAATCACAGCTAAATGCCTTCTTTGATGTCCTTGAGGAGCGATTCCTTGACATTAACCCCTACTCAAGATGCCGCACATTGCAAGTATATATGAAACTTTGCGAACTCGAGCAAAAATTCCCCAAGCGACGGCAAAAGGCTGCTGAGCTGGCCTGCAGGAGTCTTGAAGACAGGAGCAGCAACGTGAGGCGTAACGCCATTAAGCTATTAGCAACGCTTATCAAGACTCATCCCTTTACTGTCATGCATGGCGCTCAACTATCTCGAAAGGAATGGCAGGCCCGCTACGAcaaggttgaagaagagcttaATGCTCTGAAGCCTCCTCCCGGTATGCCTGGTTTAGGGGATGCGACGGTGGATAACAGTCTCCTCGATGAGGCGACCCAGTTGGGCTCTCCAGAAAAGCCCAAGGAAATGACTGACCAGGAGAGGTTTGAGGCGGTCCAGAAGGCGCGAGAAGAGGCGGCGACAAGCGAAGCAATTGAAAAACTCACCCTGACTCGGCGATATTACAATGAAGCTCTCAAGTTCATTGATGTGTTGCACAACGCCACTGGACTTATatgccagcttcttggagcCCGAAACAAGAGCGAGGTCATCGAAGCAATTGATTATTTCGAAGTTGGTGATGCCTACAACATTGAGCAGAACAAGGTTGGCATCCGGCGTATGCTACGCTTGATTTGGACCAAGGGCAATAGCGACGAGGGTAAGGGCGTGCAAACCCACCTCATTGAATGCTACAGGAGATTGTTTTTCGAGGCCCCCGATTCATTCAGCCCAAATGATGCCGCCAACTATATTGCACGTAATATGATCAGCTTAACTTTTGGAGCCACGCCTGCTGAATTGACTTCATTAGAGCAGTTGCTCGccacgatgatgaagagtgGTGCCATTCCTGAAATTGTAGTCACCAAGCTGTGGCAGGTATACGGTGTCCAGAAACGAGAAATTTCCAAGACTCAGAGGCGAGGCGCCATCATTGTTCTTGGAATGCTTGCCACGGCCAACCCTGAAATCGTGGTTGGTGAAATCGAGACGATGCTCCGAACAGGTCTAGGATCTCTTGGGCGGAACGATTTGCAACTAGCCAAGTATACTTGCATTGCTCTAAGACGGATCAATCCCACGGGAAGGCAGGCCAAGGAATCGAGTGCCAAATTTTCACGGCTTCCAAACGACCATGCAGTCTGCTCACGACTAGCAGCCATAACCGAAGTGCCCTCAGACAGCAATGAATGGTACGGGGTCGCAGAACAGGCAATCAACGCCGTATACGCTCTCTCTAAGCATCCTGATATTCTCTGTTCAGCTATAATTCGGCGGAAGGCCAAACATGTTTTTGGTCGCCCCGGCTCAAGGCCAACTTCGCGAGACGAGAATAAGATGGATGAATTCGCCGATCCTGGCTCGCCAGGTGCTATGCAAGCATCACCGAAAAAGTCTAGCAGACGTGATAATGCCATGTCTCTGCCtcagcttctcttcatcgtcggcCATGTCGCTATCAAGCAGATTGTACATCTCGAACTTTGTGAATTAGATTTTAAGCGAAGAAAgcaggaaaaggagaagcagaCACCGGCAAAGACAGATAAAGACAAGGAGGATGCGAACGAGTTGGATCTCATCGGCGGCACTACAGAGGATGATTTCACAGAGGCAATGGCACACATCCGAGAGCGAGAGCTTCTCTTTGGACCGACCTCGCTCTTGGCAATGTTTGGGCCTCTAGTATCTGAGATATGTGCAAACAACACCACATACGCAGATAAGGATCTGCAGGCTGCAGCTACGCTGTGTCTTGCAAAGCTCATGTGCGTGTCTTCCGAGTATTGCGAAGCtaatcttcctcttctcatcACGATTATGGAACGATCTCCTGACCCTACGGTTCGGTCGAATGCTGTCATTGCGCTGGGCGACATGGCAGTATGCTTCAACCATCTGATTGATGAAAATACGGATTTCTTGTATCGCCGCCTGGCAGATACAGACGTATCCGTAAAGCGGACCTGCTTGATGACGTTGACATTCTTGATTTTGGCGGGTCAGGTCAAGGTCAAGGGTCAGCTTGGCGAGATGGCCAAGTGCATGGAGGACGAAGACAGGCGGATTGCTGATCTTGCGAAAATGTTCTTTACGGAGCTCAGCACCAAGGACAATGCAGTATACAACCACTTTGTGGACATGTTTAGCTTGCTCAGTGCTGGCGAtatggaggaagagagcttCAGGCGCATCATCAGATTCTTGCTCGGATTTGTTGAGAAG GACAAACACGCCAAACAGCTGGCCGAAAAGCTCGCGGCAAGACTGAATCGCTGCGAGACGGAGCGGCAGTGGAACGACGTTGCGTTTGCTTTGGGTTTACTGCAGCATAAGAACGAGGAGATTACGAAATTGGTTTCTGAGGGTTTCAAGGTTGTGCAGGCCGCCGCTTGA
- a CDS encoding uncharacterized protein (EggNog:ENOG41~TransMembrane:13 (o54-76i88-108o128-152i164-188o194-214i226-246o266-286i298-315o321-346i358-380o386-408i429-452o464-483i)), which yields MLVDTVEATAVPVREKDGHQSDEESLLHKVLRAGRIEERGILPVPVEERTSTRFFNIFTVWFSINANILGITFGMLGPLSYNLSLRDSSLVILFFCMLSTIPPAFLAILGPKTGMRQMIQARYSFGRYIVSLPVLLNLASMTGFTVIICITGGQCISAISNGHVSIDVGIVIIAVLSLLVSFCGFRILHIYETYAFIPAIISVVIATGCAGSGLKKQSTPAEPATAADVLNFGMIVASYQIPWAALASDFTTYFDPKVPSWRVFAYSYWGLLTPTVLLMILGAAVAGAIPNNPEWQDAFDNYSVGGALAAMLSSAGNFGKFIVVVLALTLLGNTCGTFYAITLNFQTLAPWLFKVPRYLFAVVITAIIIAVAITAVDNFFESLENFVSLIGYWSAAFVGIVIVEHVLFRRQDYSSYDHAIWSDAKRLPLGIAALLSGILCFGMVVPCMDQVWWQGPIAKTTGDIGFEMAFAVASLLYVPLRYAEIRLTGR from the exons ATGCTGGTGGATACGGTAGAGGCAACGGCCGTGCCGGTCAGGGAGAAGGATGGCCATCAAAGCGATGAAGAGTCGCTACTCCACAAAGTCCTGCGAGCTGGCCGCATCGAGGAGCGAGGCATCCTGCCGGTACCGGTGGAGGAGCGCACTTCAACACgcttctttaatatcttcACCGTCTGGTTCTCCATCAATGCAAACATCCTGGG CATCACCTTTGGCATGCTAGGACCCTTGTCATATAATCTCAGCCTGAGAGACTCATCTCTCGTGATTCTGTTCTTCTGCATGCTGTCTACTATACCTCCGGCATTCCTCGCCATCTTGGGCCCCAAGACGGGCATGAGACAGATGATACAGGCTCGCTATAGCTTTGG CCGATATATCGTATCATTACCGGTGCTGCTGAACTTGGCCAGCATGACTGGCTTCACTGTCATCATCTGTATTACAGGCGGACAGTGTATTTCTGCCATCTCGAATGGGCATGTCAGCATTGATGTGggcatcgtcatcattgCAGTACTATCTCTGCTGGTTTCGTTTTGCGGCTTTCGAATTCTGCATATATACGAGACATATGCGTTCATCCCGGCCATTATCAGCGTTGTCATCGCCACTGGCTGCGCTGGCTCAGGCCTCAAGAAGCAATCCACCCCCGCGGAGCCTGCTACGGCTGCAGATGTCCTCAACTTTGGCATGATCGTCGCCAGCTACCAAATTCCTTGGGCCGCTCTAGCCAGTGACTTCACGACTTATTTTGATCCCAAGGTTCCATC ATGGAGAGTCTTTGCCTACTCTTACTGGGGCCTTCTCACACCCACCGTACTGCTCATGATCCTCGGAGCAGCCGTTGCTGGGGCGATTCCCAACAACCCAGAGTGGCAAGATGCATTTGACAACTACTCTGTCGGCGGTGCCCTTGCAGCGATGCTGTCTAGCGCGGGCAACTTTGGCAAGTTCATCGTGGTTGTGCTGGCGCTGACATTGCTGGGAAACACATGTGGAACGTTTTACGCTATCACCCTCAACTTTCAAACCTTGGCACCATGGCTCTTCAAGGTTCCTCGATACCTGTTTGCCGTGGTGATCACCGCCATTATCATAGCGGTGGCCATCACCGCCGTGGACAACTTCTTCGAGAGCCTGGAGAACTTCGTGTCTCTGATTGGTTACTGGTCCGCGGCATTCGTCGGAATCGTCATCGTGGAGCACGTCTTATTCCGTCGCCAAGACTATAGCTCGTATGACCACGCTATCTGGAGCGACGCTAAGAGGCTGCCCTTGGGCATTGCAGCTCTGCTGAGTGGCATCTTGTGCTTTGGAATGGTTGTCCCGTGTATGGACCAGGTGTGGTGGCAGGGACCTATAGCAAAGACAACAGGAGATATTGGCTTTGAGATGGCGTTTGCAGTGGCTTCGCTGCTCTATGTGCCGCTTCGCTACGCCGAAATCCGGCTTACGGGCAGGtaa
- the RPL28 gene encoding 60S ribosomal protein uL15, with translation MPTRTSKTRKHRGHVSHGKGRVGKHRKHPGGRGLAGGQHHHRTNMDKYHPGYFGKVGMRYFHKQQAHFWKPIINLDKLWSLVPTETRDAYVSGEKKDTVPVLDLLPLGYSKLLGKGRIPEIPLVVRARWVSKLAEQKIKEAGGVVELVA, from the exons ATGCCTACCCGAACTTCGAAGACCCGCAAGCA CCGCGGCCACGTCTCCCATGGAAAGGGTCGTGTAGGAAAGCACCGCAAGCATCCCGGTGGTCGTGGTCTGGCTGGTGGtcagcaccaccaccgtACCAACATGGACAAG TACCACCCTGGTTACTTCGGTAAGGTTGGTATGCGATACTTCCACAAGCAGCAAGCCCACTTCTGGAAGCCCATCATCAACCTCGACAAG ctgtGGTCACTCGTCCCCACCGAGACCCGCGATGCTTACGTCTccggcgagaagaaggacacCGTCCCCGTCCTCGACCTTCTCCCTCTCGGCTACTCCAAGCTGCTCGGCAAGGGCCGCATCCCCGAAATCCCCCTGGTTGTCCGCGCAAGATGGGTCAGCAAGCTGGCTGAGCAGAAGATCAAGGAGgctggtggtgttgttgagCTGGTGGCTTAA
- the NUO12 gene encoding Acyl carrier protein, mitochondrial, with amino-acid sequence MFRTAILRTSASAVRAAVARPAVVRRTALMAAPRAVAAPVRVQSLMGVRMYSAGGSLNKEEVEGRILSLLQGFDKVNDAANIKPTAHFANDLGLDSLDTVEVVMAIEEEFSIEIPDKDADTIHSVDKAVEYILNQPDAH; translated from the exons ATGTTCCGCACTGCCATCCTCCGCACATCCGCCTCGGCCGTCCGCGCCGCTGTTGCCCGACCCGCCGTCGTCCGAAGAACAGCTCTGATGGCTGCTCCTCGCGCCGTCGCTGCTCCCGTCCGCGTCCAGAGCCTTATGGGTGTGAGGATGTACAGCGCTGGTGGAAGCTTGAACAAGGAGGAGGTCGAGGGCCGCATCCTGAGCCTGCTGCAGGGTTTCGACAAG GTCAACGATGCTGCCAAC ATCAAGCCTACCGCCCACTTCGCCAACGACCTCGGTCTGGACAGTCTCGATACCGTTGAGGTCGTCATGGCCATCGAGGAGGAGTTCAGCATCGAGATCCCCGACAAGGACGCCGACACCATCCACTCAG TTGACAAGGCCGTCGAGTACATCCTCAACCAGCCCGATGCTCACTAA